The genomic segment GTGATCGCCCGCCGCTAAAGCAGCGGGCTAAGGGCAATCACCCTTACGGGGCTTGAAAGGCGAAAAGCCGCGCCGTGTATTCCGTTTTAAGCCCCAACGGGGCGATCATGCCTAGCGCGTGGGCTTTAGCCCCGCACACCCGTTTAATGCGGCGTTTCAGCCGTTGGGTGGGGGTGCTTAGGGGTGTGCGCGTGGAGGTCATAGCCGCACCCCTCGGTGAGGATATGGACGGTCATCCCAAACATGGCGATGGGTTCGTGCTGTTTGACGCGATAGACATCGGTGTAAGCCATATGGCGGGCGTCAACGATGGTGACGCTCCCCGTGCCGATCACCTCACAGTGGTTGTCGGGGTGAATGATGAAGGCGGTGTCCTCATCCACGCCCACCCCCACAAGGGAGGGGTTATAGGAAAGCGCCGTCATCAAGCGCCCGATGCGGTCCCGTTCGCGGAAGTGCTGATCGATGATCACGCCGTCCATCATCCCCAACCCCGGCGCCAGATGCACCATCCGAAAGGAGGGGGCGCTTCCCCCCCGCCCAAAGGCGATCATGTGGGCGGAGAGCGCCGCCGCCCCCGCGCTTGTTCCAGCGACGCTGACCCCCCCCGAAAAGCGTGTGCGGATAAGCTGCCCCAAGCGCGTCCCACCCAAGAGCGTGACCAGTTTCACCTGATCGCCGCCGGAGAGGAAAATCCCCGTCGCGTCCTCCAACGGGGCGCACAGATCGGCATCATCGGCATCCGCCCGCCGCCAGACATTCAGGACATGGGTTTCGGCTGCCCCAAGCTCATCAAAGATGGTGTCGTAGATCGCCCCCAGTTCGTCGGGGAAGGTAGACGCCGCCGGAATCACGGCGATCCGCGCTTGGCTGCCGCCGCTGAGTTCCAGAAAGCGGGAGAGGATGCGTCGTCCGCCGCGCCGATCTTCAGCGCCGCCAATGGGCATCAGAATTCCGCGTGCGGGGGGTGGCAAGGGTGTGGGCGTCGGTGCGGTCATCAAACTGCCGTTAGGTCTATGAAAAGGATGGTGAAAGGAACACCTAAACCAAGCGGGCGCACCGAACGATGCGCCCCATAGGTGAACGCTTAGAGACAAGCGCTAAGACAAACGCCACAGGCTCAAATTAGAGAAGGTGC from the Anaerolineales bacterium genome contains:
- a CDS encoding cyanophycinase, which gives rise to MGGAEDRRGGRRILSRFLELSGGSQARIAVIPAASTFPDELGAIYDTIFDELGAAETHVLNVWRRADADDADLCAPLEDATGIFLSGGDQVKLVTLLGGTRLGQLIRTRFSGGVSVAGTSAGAAALSAHMIAFGRGGSAPSFRMVHLAPGLGMMDGVIIDQHFRERDRIGRLMTALSYNPSLVGVGVDEDTAFIIHPDNHCEVIGTGSVTIVDARHMAYTDVYRVKQHEPIAMFGMTVHILTEGCGYDLHAHTPKHPHPTAETPH